Proteins from one uncultured Anaeromusa sp. genomic window:
- a CDS encoding iron-containing alcohol dehydrogenase, which translates to MNNFEYYAPTRVIFGKDTENQVGQLIAEQQGQTVLVHFGGGSVQRSGLLDRVYASLEKAGLKHVSLGGVVPNPRLSKVREGIELCREEKVDFLLAVGGGSVIDSAKAIGYGLAYDGDVWDFYCGKAQPQACFPVGTILTIAAAGSEMSNSSVITNEDGWLKRGCTNDHSRCKFAIMNPELTATLPPYQTASGCADILMHSMERYFSPYASMELTDSISEALMRTVIRNARILVKDPANYNARAEIMWASSLSHNDLTGHRSLGDWACHQLEHELSGIFDVAHGAGLAAIWGSWARYVQKTNPARFAQFAVNVLGIANNFASPDNTSLAGIKSMENFYTSIGMPTSLKELGLEVSDAQIDELAYKCSFEGKRTIGAFQVLHQEDMKNIFLLARG; encoded by the coding sequence ATGAATAACTTTGAATACTATGCACCCACCCGGGTGATTTTCGGCAAAGACACGGAAAATCAAGTGGGACAACTTATTGCGGAACAACAAGGCCAAACCGTACTGGTTCATTTTGGCGGCGGCAGCGTGCAACGTTCCGGCCTGCTGGACCGCGTCTATGCTTCCTTGGAAAAAGCTGGCCTAAAACACGTCAGCCTCGGCGGCGTCGTACCAAATCCCCGTCTTTCCAAGGTGCGCGAAGGCATCGAATTGTGCCGCGAGGAAAAAGTAGACTTTCTGTTAGCTGTCGGCGGCGGCAGTGTTATCGATTCCGCCAAAGCCATCGGCTATGGCCTAGCCTACGACGGCGACGTCTGGGATTTTTACTGCGGCAAAGCCCAGCCGCAAGCTTGCTTTCCAGTGGGAACCATTTTGACCATCGCCGCCGCTGGCAGCGAAATGAGCAACTCCTCGGTCATCACCAACGAAGACGGCTGGCTCAAGCGCGGCTGCACCAACGATCACAGCCGCTGTAAATTCGCCATTATGAACCCTGAGCTAACAGCCACGCTGCCTCCGTATCAGACTGCCAGCGGCTGCGCCGATATCCTCATGCACTCGATGGAACGATATTTCAGCCCCTACGCCAGTATGGAATTGACCGACAGCATTAGTGAAGCCCTTATGCGCACTGTCATCCGCAATGCCCGCATCCTGGTTAAAGACCCGGCCAACTATAATGCCCGGGCGGAAATCATGTGGGCCAGCAGCCTTTCCCACAACGACCTCACCGGCCATCGCAGTCTAGGAGACTGGGCCTGCCATCAGCTAGAGCACGAATTGAGCGGCATTTTCGACGTGGCTCATGGCGCAGGCTTGGCCGCCATCTGGGGTAGTTGGGCCCGTTATGTTCAAAAAACCAATCCAGCCCGTTTTGCCCAATTCGCCGTCAATGTCCTAGGTATCGCCAATAACTTCGCTTCGCCGGACAATACCTCTCTCGCCGGCATCAAATCCATGGAAAACTTCTACACGTCCATCGGCATGCCCACCTCTTTAAAAGAATTAGGCCTCGAAGTCAGCGATGCGCAGATTGATGAGCTGGCTTATAAGTGCAGCTTTGAAGGCAAGCGGACGATCGGCGCTTTCCAGGTTCTCCATCAAGAAGACATGAAAAACATCTTCCTCTTGGCTCGGGGGTAA
- a CDS encoding multidrug effflux MFS transporter, producing MKTNSCLQQEEITIAQPGRRQRFWLACLLGLISSMGPLCTDLYLPGLPLMQQSLGGATPSQVQLSLTASLLGLAVGQLLMGPYSDAVGRHRPLWLSLGVFSFASFWCAFATSAWELAGVRLLQGLAGAGGIVISRAMVRDLYEGAELTRFFSLLMLMHSVAPTLAPTLGGLLLQVTNWQGIFIVLGILGVLLTAGAWLGLKETLAEKNRVPANGQALLASFVSLWGNRSFRYYVLVQGFVGGGLFAYIAGSPFVLQGGFGLSAQAFGLCFAVNSLGALLTTQLIRRFNRRYSDMFLMRLSLGVSAAASLVLLAVLFLGGPLWAVLGALWLMVACVGSTMTTSFSLAIQDQAKAAGSASALLGLVMYVFGAAVSPLVGLGGDALWPMGLLIALSNGAALFCGWRALQHSRNIIKAKEERIVKK from the coding sequence ATGAAAACTAATAGCTGTTTACAGCAAGAAGAAATAACGATAGCCCAGCCAGGGAGAAGGCAGCGTTTTTGGCTGGCGTGCTTGTTGGGCCTGATTTCCTCCATGGGTCCGCTTTGTACTGATTTGTATTTGCCGGGGCTGCCGTTGATGCAGCAAAGTCTTGGCGGCGCTACGCCGTCCCAGGTGCAGTTGAGCCTGACTGCGTCACTCTTGGGTTTGGCCGTCGGGCAGCTTTTGATGGGGCCGTATAGTGACGCGGTGGGACGCCACCGGCCATTATGGCTGTCGCTGGGTGTCTTTTCCTTTGCGTCTTTTTGGTGCGCCTTTGCGACATCCGCCTGGGAATTGGCGGGCGTGCGCCTTTTGCAGGGGCTGGCTGGCGCGGGAGGCATTGTAATCTCTCGGGCGATGGTTAGGGATTTGTACGAAGGGGCGGAGCTTACCCGCTTTTTCTCTCTTCTTATGCTGATGCATAGCGTCGCGCCGACGCTGGCGCCGACGTTGGGCGGTTTGTTGCTGCAAGTCACCAACTGGCAAGGTATATTTATTGTCTTGGGGATATTGGGAGTGCTGCTGACGGCAGGGGCTTGGCTGGGTTTAAAAGAAACATTGGCGGAGAAAAATCGTGTTCCCGCCAATGGACAGGCCTTGTTAGCCTCCTTTGTTTCCCTGTGGGGCAATCGCTCTTTTCGTTACTATGTTTTGGTCCAAGGTTTTGTGGGAGGCGGTCTGTTTGCCTATATTGCCGGGTCTCCCTTTGTGTTGCAAGGAGGCTTTGGCTTGTCAGCCCAGGCCTTCGGTCTCTGCTTTGCAGTGAATAGCTTGGGCGCCTTGCTAACGACACAGTTGATCAGGCGCTTTAACCGTCGTTATTCCGATATGTTTTTAATGCGCCTATCTCTGGGCGTTTCGGCGGCAGCCAGCTTGGTGTTATTGGCTGTGCTTTTTTTGGGCGGTCCGCTTTGGGCGGTCTTGGGCGCGTTGTGGCTCATGGTGGCTTGTGTGGGTTCTACCATGACAACCAGCTTTTCTCTAGCTATTCAAGATCAAGCCAAAGCGGCTGGCAGCGCGTCGGCGCTGCTGGGTTTGGTGATGTATGTTTTTGGAGCGGCCGTGTCTCCTTTAGTCGGCTTGGGAGGAGACGCTCTTTGGCCGATGGGGCTGCTGATAGCGCTTTCTAATGGTGCGGCTCTTTTTTGCGGCTGGCGGGCCTTGCAGCATTCAAGAAACATAATAAAAGCAAAAGAAGAAAGAATAGTCAAAAAATAA
- a CDS encoding LysR family transcriptional regulator — translation MTFRHLTIFLQVCDSGSMTAAAKALFVAQPSVSQAIGELESHYQVKLFERLGRRLYLTEPGKRLLTYARHIVNLNQEAAAAMREVSEHGILRLGASVTVGTYLLGPLLHRLSAVKADIEVTSYVNNTSVIENDLLEDRLDLGVVEGKIQSPWLVTQNFQEDEMVLVCAPQHPWAKEKSICAAQLEGASFIVREAGSGTRELFEAVMTSADLNWKLAGCYNNAETIKATVAAGLGHTVISRLAVAKEAARGELTIVPVEGLSFVRTFKIVYHKNKYLSPAMQFFIDLVLRTPASQLLPPLPATGTPTPPTAKNNAPPAKDIPIWL, via the coding sequence ATGACATTTCGGCATTTGACCATCTTCTTGCAGGTCTGCGACAGCGGCAGCATGACCGCCGCCGCCAAGGCGCTTTTCGTAGCGCAGCCCTCAGTCAGCCAGGCCATTGGCGAATTGGAAAGCCATTACCAAGTTAAGCTTTTTGAACGTTTAGGACGCCGTCTGTATCTTACCGAACCAGGCAAGCGTCTCCTCACCTATGCCCGTCACATTGTCAATCTCAACCAGGAAGCCGCCGCCGCTATGCGCGAGGTCAGCGAGCATGGCATTTTGCGACTGGGCGCCAGCGTCACCGTTGGCACCTACTTGCTGGGCCCCTTGCTGCACCGTCTGAGCGCTGTCAAAGCGGATATTGAAGTCACTTCTTACGTCAACAATACCAGCGTCATTGAAAACGATCTTTTAGAAGACCGTCTGGATCTAGGCGTAGTCGAAGGAAAAATACAGTCTCCCTGGCTGGTAACGCAAAACTTCCAAGAAGACGAGATGGTGCTTGTCTGCGCACCCCAGCATCCCTGGGCGAAAGAAAAAAGCATCTGCGCCGCCCAGTTGGAAGGAGCTTCCTTCATTGTCCGCGAAGCAGGCAGCGGCACCCGCGAACTCTTTGAAGCCGTCATGACCAGTGCCGACCTGAACTGGAAGCTGGCAGGGTGCTACAACAACGCCGAAACTATCAAAGCCACCGTTGCCGCCGGATTGGGACACACGGTCATCTCCCGCTTGGCGGTAGCCAAAGAAGCCGCCCGGGGCGAATTGACCATCGTCCCTGTAGAAGGCTTATCCTTTGTGCGCACCTTCAAGATTGTGTATCACAAAAACAAGTACCTCTCTCCGGCCATGCAATTCTTTATTGATTTGGTTCTGCGCACCCCTGCATCACAGCTTCTGCCGCCATTGCCAGCAACCGGTACACCAACTCCTCCGACTGCTAAAAACAACGCGCCTCCAGCTAAAGACATTCCCATCTGGCTGTAA
- a CDS encoding IS4 family transposase — protein MCTHRTKATYFTRSTCTLDFKRLMAFTLKLPKGAMQIELNQFFKKFLPSSEPQRAASLKKARLKVAPSAFVELINDALSTIYKSPFQGFRGYRVVAVDGSVFEVPTYAKSIFGTLNASGAKVAKAQICNLYDVYNHIILEGEIAPYVTSERTQAARLIERLEEKSRHLEIENLYLFDRGFPSRELIRTLGSSPYIFRVSKAFLAPINRANQADQLVEITDDQGNQHQVRVLNITLPSGATEKLFSNIIDEKVTIEDFKELYQKRWEIETQYRTLKSVFEIECFSSSNLQLIEQDFYAAIYVFNLLAVAQNYANEELKQEKADLTYEYKTNTNVAFSELKDMVLDIVLSKNPLKKLFVMRKLLNRIKRYSLPVRPNRASTPRKVRFACVKFPFNTRRNH, from the coding sequence ATGTGTACGCATCGAACAAAAGCTACGTATTTTACTCGTTCTACCTGCACATTGGATTTCAAACGGCTTATGGCATTTACTTTGAAATTACCCAAGGGGGCGATGCAAATTGAATTAAATCAGTTTTTTAAAAAGTTTTTGCCAAGTTCAGAGCCCCAACGTGCTGCTTCTCTAAAAAAAGCACGGTTAAAAGTTGCGCCGTCGGCCTTTGTAGAGCTGATTAATGATGCGTTATCCACGATATACAAAAGTCCTTTTCAAGGCTTTCGAGGGTATCGAGTAGTTGCTGTGGATGGTTCGGTTTTCGAAGTGCCAACTTATGCTAAATCTATATTTGGCACGTTAAACGCATCGGGTGCCAAAGTGGCAAAAGCTCAGATTTGCAATTTATATGATGTATATAACCATATCATATTAGAAGGAGAAATTGCTCCTTACGTAACTAGCGAAAGGACGCAGGCTGCGCGGTTAATTGAACGTCTTGAAGAGAAAAGTCGTCACTTAGAAATAGAAAACCTCTATCTGTTTGATCGTGGTTTTCCTTCGAGGGAACTCATCCGCACATTAGGAAGCAGCCCGTATATCTTTCGCGTAAGCAAGGCTTTTTTAGCGCCGATTAATCGCGCAAATCAAGCGGATCAGTTGGTTGAAATCACGGATGATCAAGGAAATCAGCACCAAGTGCGAGTCCTAAACATTACGTTGCCATCAGGTGCAACCGAGAAACTGTTTAGCAATATCATTGACGAGAAGGTTACAATAGAGGATTTTAAAGAGCTCTACCAAAAACGCTGGGAAATTGAAACGCAGTATCGTACGTTAAAATCTGTCTTTGAAATTGAGTGCTTTAGCAGCTCTAATCTTCAGCTAATAGAGCAAGATTTTTATGCTGCAATTTATGTTTTCAATTTGCTAGCAGTTGCTCAAAACTATGCCAATGAGGAATTGAAGCAAGAAAAAGCAGACCTTACTTATGAGTATAAGACGAATACTAATGTCGCATTTTCCGAGTTGAAAGATATGGTTCTGGACATTGTATTGAGCAAAAACCCACTCAAGAAGCTTTTTGTCATGCGCAAGCTTCTAAATCGAATCAAACGCTATAGTTTGCCGGTGCGTCCAAACAGAGCCTCTACGCCTCGGAAAGTTAGGTTTGCTTGCGTCAAATTCCCATTTAATACAAGGAGAAATCATTGA
- a CDS encoding glutaredoxin domain-containing protein — translation MIKVYSIPDCPWCQKVKKYLELRQVKFQEVNIESDLEGRKELLALTKQLSVPVTSINGRLIVGFEREELDEALAVAAE, via the coding sequence ATGATTAAAGTCTATTCCATTCCCGACTGTCCCTGGTGCCAAAAGGTCAAAAAGTACCTTGAACTGCGGCAAGTTAAATTTCAAGAAGTCAACATTGAAAGCGATCTAGAAGGCCGCAAGGAACTGCTGGCGCTGACCAAACAACTGAGCGTCCCCGTTACCAGCATCAACGGCCGCCTGATTGTCGGCTTTGAACGCGAAGAACTTGACGAAGCCTTAGCCGTAGCTGCCGAGTAG
- a CDS encoding CoB--CoM heterodisulfide reductase iron-sulfur subunit B family protein, translating into MKYAFFPGCVLRGAASEAFLATVKVTEALGIELVEIPSWTCCGASHLQDVDELTALSVNARNLAIAESMGLPLLTVCNTCTLQLRRAKAALDADAELKKKVNALLAPAGYEYKGTGKVTHLLWELASQPQLLAGKVAKPLNGWKVAPYYGCHLLRPPEIMGYEDCFHPQSLENVITALGAQPVDFAWKLKCCGFHAFWTAEADVMKVTGQAVDSAVKAGAEVVVTPCPLCQMQLDMYQPEGREAAKTNAELPILHLPQLIGLALGLTKEELGLARHISAMAKLKI; encoded by the coding sequence ATGAAGTACGCCTTTTTTCCAGGCTGCGTGCTCCGCGGCGCTGCAAGTGAAGCGTTTTTAGCTACCGTAAAGGTGACGGAAGCCTTAGGGATTGAATTGGTGGAAATCCCCAGCTGGACTTGTTGCGGGGCGTCGCATTTGCAGGATGTGGACGAGCTGACGGCGCTGTCCGTTAACGCGCGCAATCTGGCGATTGCCGAAAGTATGGGCCTGCCGCTGTTGACAGTATGCAACACTTGTACGTTGCAACTGCGCCGGGCTAAAGCAGCCCTAGACGCTGATGCGGAGTTGAAAAAGAAAGTAAATGCCTTATTGGCGCCTGCAGGGTATGAATACAAGGGCACCGGCAAGGTAACCCATTTGCTGTGGGAACTGGCTTCGCAGCCGCAACTGCTGGCAGGGAAAGTTGCCAAGCCTCTTAACGGTTGGAAGGTGGCGCCCTATTACGGCTGCCACTTGCTGCGACCGCCGGAAATCATGGGATATGAAGACTGCTTCCATCCGCAGTCGCTGGAAAACGTGATTACCGCCTTGGGGGCGCAGCCGGTCGATTTTGCCTGGAAGCTTAAATGCTGCGGCTTCCATGCGTTTTGGACGGCGGAAGCCGATGTGATGAAGGTGACTGGCCAGGCGGTGGACAGCGCGGTCAAAGCTGGCGCCGAGGTAGTAGTAACGCCTTGTCCTCTTTGTCAGATGCAGCTGGATATGTACCAGCCGGAAGGGCGGGAAGCCGCCAAGACCAATGCGGAGCTGCCTATCTTGCATTTGCCGCAGTTGATTGGCTTGGCTTTGGGACTGACCAAGGAAGAGCTAGGCCTGGCGCGGCACATTTCGGCGATGGCGAAGTTGAAGATTTAA
- a CDS encoding DUF3089 domain-containing protein, which produces MRLWPRILFPFFFCLLVFSSAHGAPLNYASSGNWAFQGEPAKSGHAVDVFFVCPTAYMGSAEQHNMPVDDPQARQFFLGATLMEKGIYDQECNFYAPYYRQASLSMYKLPRQQSSPYFSLAYEDVKAAFTYYLREYNQGRPVILAGFSQGGDMVLRLIKDVYRDPALQQKLVAAYAIGWPVTPTEAMQYPQLKMAQHAADTGVVISFNTEAPEVTSSLLVPEKTLSINPLNWKTTSEPADKSLNLGAVFVNYHGEITKEVPQLTGAYLDPTRGSLKVTDIDSANYPPMLDLFQPGVYHVYDYLFFYRNLQQNVADRIKAYEAKHGLKQAS; this is translated from the coding sequence ATGCGACTATGGCCACGTATTCTATTTCCTTTCTTCTTTTGCCTGCTTGTGTTTAGCAGCGCCCACGGCGCTCCCCTAAACTATGCCTCCTCCGGCAACTGGGCCTTTCAAGGAGAACCGGCAAAATCAGGACACGCGGTAGATGTCTTTTTCGTCTGCCCCACTGCCTACATGGGCAGCGCCGAACAGCATAACATGCCTGTAGACGACCCGCAGGCCCGCCAATTCTTTCTTGGCGCCACCCTCATGGAAAAAGGCATTTACGATCAAGAATGTAATTTTTACGCCCCCTACTACCGCCAAGCTTCTTTATCCATGTACAAGCTGCCGCGCCAGCAAAGCAGTCCTTATTTCTCTCTCGCCTATGAAGATGTCAAGGCGGCCTTCACCTATTACCTGAGGGAATACAACCAAGGACGCCCGGTGATTCTTGCCGGGTTCAGCCAGGGAGGCGACATGGTGCTGCGCCTGATTAAAGACGTATACCGCGATCCGGCATTACAGCAAAAATTGGTCGCCGCCTATGCCATCGGCTGGCCGGTCACTCCAACAGAAGCCATGCAGTATCCCCAGTTAAAAATGGCGCAACATGCCGCAGATACAGGCGTCGTTATTTCCTTCAATACCGAAGCTCCAGAGGTAACCTCTTCCTTGCTGGTGCCGGAAAAAACATTGAGCATCAACCCGTTGAACTGGAAAACCACCAGCGAGCCTGCCGACAAATCGCTGAATCTCGGGGCCGTCTTTGTCAACTACCACGGCGAAATCACCAAAGAAGTTCCGCAGCTTACTGGCGCCTACTTGGATCCGACGCGAGGCTCTTTGAAGGTTACCGACATTGACAGCGCCAACTACCCTCCTATGCTGGATCTCTTCCAACCAGGAGTCTACCATGTGTATGACTACCTCTTCTTTTATCGCAACCTGCAGCAAAACGTTGCGGACCGCATCAAAGCCTACGAAGCTAAGCACGGGCTGAAGCAAGCGTCGTAG
- a CDS encoding FAD-binding protein, giving the protein MNRRTFLKVGATAGAAMMTGGCFLWPENIPPAVRQGKALYDVLIIGSGGGGMRAALEASKTPGLKVAVMTKMAPTRSATTMAQGGINGAARTTDSKDSPEVHAFDTVKGADYLCDQDAVEYFTEKAPEILFELDYQGIAFNRQADGRFHQRKMGGSTYARAAYSADISGHAVQHTMFEQCLKANIDFISECQLLEVVAPENRLSGVVALDMRSGTVLAIAAKSIIIATGGYGRAYWVRTSNPYSSTGDGIAAALRAGIPFKDPEMVQFHPTGLASNGVLMSESSRSEGAYLLNKNGERFMAKYAPKAMELGPRDLVCQSVEKEILEGRGIGEGLNAAVYLDFRHIPKERIMERLFQVRQLALNFEGVDVFEKPVPIRGTCHYSMGGIDVVDYKTCATKVPGIFAAGECSCISVHGANRLGANSLTEVLVFGKTAGAGAAAYVKGAAYADSKEDLAAGVKRWEEQFAAATGRGSGPSVASIRDRMALTMWNNAGIFRNEQGLNQALRDIQGLQEEYKTAFVGDSSRVYNTAYMNYLEIGNLLQVAQAIVLGALARKESRGSHSRTDFAKRDDKNFLQHTLISRAGDGFKTEYRPVVVTKYKPVERTY; this is encoded by the coding sequence ATGAATCGACGGACCTTTTTGAAGGTCGGCGCAACCGCTGGAGCGGCCATGATGACCGGCGGCTGTTTTTTGTGGCCTGAAAACATTCCCCCCGCCGTGCGCCAAGGTAAGGCGCTTTATGACGTGTTAATTATCGGCAGCGGCGGCGGTGGTATGCGGGCCGCTTTGGAAGCGTCAAAGACGCCAGGTTTGAAGGTGGCGGTCATGACGAAGATGGCGCCTACTCGTTCGGCGACAACCATGGCCCAAGGGGGCATCAATGGGGCGGCGCGGACGACGGATTCCAAGGATTCGCCGGAAGTACACGCTTTTGATACCGTAAAAGGAGCCGATTATCTTTGTGACCAGGATGCGGTGGAGTATTTTACGGAAAAAGCGCCGGAAATTCTTTTTGAGCTGGATTATCAAGGAATTGCTTTTAATCGTCAGGCGGACGGCCGTTTTCATCAACGGAAGATGGGCGGCAGCACCTATGCGCGCGCGGCCTACTCAGCGGATATCTCCGGCCATGCGGTGCAGCATACCATGTTTGAGCAGTGCTTGAAAGCCAATATTGACTTCATTTCCGAATGCCAGCTGCTGGAAGTCGTGGCACCGGAAAATCGTCTCAGCGGCGTGGTGGCGCTCGATATGCGCAGCGGCACGGTACTGGCTATTGCCGCGAAAAGCATTATTATCGCTACCGGTGGTTACGGGCGCGCCTATTGGGTGCGAACGTCCAATCCCTATAGCTCTACTGGCGATGGTATTGCAGCGGCTTTGCGTGCCGGCATTCCTTTCAAGGATCCGGAAATGGTGCAGTTCCATCCTACCGGCTTGGCCAGTAATGGCGTTTTAATGTCTGAATCCAGCCGTAGCGAGGGTGCGTATCTTCTCAACAAGAACGGCGAACGTTTTATGGCTAAATATGCGCCGAAAGCCATGGAACTGGGACCGCGGGATTTGGTCTGTCAGTCGGTGGAAAAGGAAATCCTGGAAGGGCGGGGCATCGGGGAAGGTCTCAATGCTGCGGTGTATTTAGATTTCCGCCATATTCCTAAGGAACGTATTATGGAGCGTCTCTTCCAGGTTCGCCAGCTGGCGCTGAATTTTGAGGGAGTCGATGTGTTTGAAAAGCCGGTGCCGATTCGCGGTACCTGCCATTACTCCATGGGCGGCATTGACGTAGTGGATTACAAGACCTGCGCTACCAAAGTGCCGGGGATTTTTGCAGCCGGAGAATGCTCCTGTATTTCCGTGCATGGCGCCAACCGTCTGGGAGCTAACTCCTTGACGGAGGTGCTGGTTTTCGGCAAAACCGCCGGTGCCGGCGCGGCAGCCTATGTCAAAGGAGCGGCGTATGCAGACTCCAAAGAGGACCTGGCTGCAGGCGTAAAACGGTGGGAAGAGCAGTTTGCCGCCGCCACTGGGCGCGGCAGCGGCCCGTCGGTGGCCAGCATTCGGGACCGCATGGCTCTGACCATGTGGAACAATGCCGGTATTTTCCGCAACGAGCAGGGCCTGAACCAAGCGTTGAGGGATATTCAAGGTTTGCAGGAAGAATATAAGACTGCCTTTGTGGGTGATTCCAGCCGCGTCTATAATACGGCCTATATGAATTACCTGGAAATCGGCAATCTGCTCCAAGTAGCTCAGGCGATTGTGCTGGGGGCGCTGGCGCGCAAAGAAAGCCGAGGCAGTCACTCGCGCACCGATTTTGCCAAGCGGGATGATAAGAATTTTCTGCAGCACACCTTGATCAGCCGGGCCGGGGACGGCTTTAAGACAGAATACCGTCCTGTGGTTGTAACCAAGTACAAACCGGTAGAGAGGACGTATTGA
- a CDS encoding succinate dehydrogenase/fumarate reductase iron-sulfur subunit has translation MAITLKIERFLDGKTWTQDYAVELEKGMTVLAALLKIKETVDPTLTFTASCRSSICGACAVRVNDNAVLACETLMEDLVKRYQTQTLTLAPLGNFKVLRDLAVDWQPKYERLKKIKPFLQPKNEFSAAEGCRQTPEAFKKISKNSECILCGSCVSECNKCTADSSDFFDPFVFARAQKFAADSRDSDPAAHLVPAVQDGGLWKCMNCQECTTKCPKGLKPAEDIEKLRIATFREKMYRGIGPSHALAFYDDIKDTGRLNEAMLAAKSEGIQAALRIPVAYRLLRAGKLAPLEKHEAIAEIQKVRTIMVAAKEDKA, from the coding sequence ATGGCGATAACTTTAAAGATAGAGCGTTTTCTAGATGGAAAAACGTGGACGCAAGATTATGCGGTGGAACTGGAAAAAGGCATGACCGTCTTAGCGGCGCTGCTGAAAATTAAGGAAACCGTTGATCCGACACTGACTTTTACAGCCTCCTGCCGCTCCAGCATTTGCGGCGCTTGCGCCGTTCGGGTCAACGACAATGCCGTCTTAGCCTGCGAAACGCTGATGGAAGATTTGGTAAAGCGCTACCAAACGCAAACGCTGACGCTCGCGCCCTTGGGGAATTTTAAAGTATTGCGCGATTTGGCCGTGGATTGGCAACCGAAATACGAGCGGTTGAAAAAGATTAAACCCTTTTTGCAGCCGAAAAACGAATTCAGCGCTGCTGAAGGCTGCCGTCAGACGCCGGAGGCCTTTAAGAAGATCAGCAAGAACTCGGAATGCATTCTTTGCGGTTCTTGTGTATCAGAGTGCAATAAATGTACTGCTGACAGCAGCGACTTTTTCGATCCCTTCGTTTTCGCCAGGGCGCAAAAATTTGCCGCTGATTCCCGGGATAGCGATCCGGCGGCTCATTTGGTACCGGCTGTGCAGGACGGAGGCCTCTGGAAATGTATGAACTGCCAGGAATGCACTACTAAGTGTCCCAAAGGCTTGAAGCCTGCGGAAGACATTGAAAAGCTGCGCATCGCTACCTTTCGGGAGAAGATGTATCGCGGCATAGGGCCGTCTCATGCGTTGGCCTTTTACGATGATATTAAAGACACAGGGCGTCTTAACGAGGCCATGCTGGCTGCGAAAAGCGAAGGCATTCAGGCAGCCTTGCGCATTCCTGTAGCGTATCGACTGCTGCGGGCCGGCAAGCTGGCGCCTTTGGAAAAACATGAAGCCATCGCTGAAATTCAGAAGGTGCGGACTATTATGGTGGCTGCGAAGGAGGACAAAGCATGA
- a CDS encoding FAD-dependent oxidoreductase, with the protein MSKPHKPLDLLIIGAGVAGLTAGLYAARMKLNTLILEDALVGGQIRDAYIVENYPGLPKVKGSDLVKTLEQQALEAGAVLDEFDQVLSAKLTAAEKVVETHSAVYQPQAVILAGGMERRQLPIAEEKRFRSHGIHYCELCDGHLYEGKTVAVVGGGNAAAGALKVLSKYAKKLYLIHRSPQMTAEPTEQQAVLDLPNTEFLFQTQILSAAGETELQRVVVENVHTKEQRTLDLDGIFVNIGVIPRTSLYSQDITLHASGHIIAGESCETNVPGVFAAGDIRTKPIRQLTTAAADGTVAALLAERYLTGQRSTGFKQE; encoded by the coding sequence ATGTCCAAGCCCCATAAACCGCTAGATTTGCTCATCATCGGCGCCGGCGTCGCCGGCCTGACTGCCGGTCTATACGCAGCGCGCATGAAACTTAATACGTTGATACTGGAAGATGCCCTGGTGGGCGGACAAATTCGCGACGCCTATATCGTGGAAAACTACCCTGGCCTACCCAAAGTCAAAGGCAGCGACTTGGTTAAAACGCTGGAACAGCAAGCCCTAGAAGCAGGCGCTGTTTTAGATGAATTCGACCAAGTCCTCAGCGCGAAGCTGACCGCCGCTGAAAAAGTCGTAGAAACACACAGCGCCGTATACCAGCCGCAAGCGGTTATTCTTGCTGGCGGCATGGAGCGCCGCCAGCTTCCCATTGCCGAAGAAAAACGCTTTCGCAGCCACGGCATTCATTACTGCGAACTTTGTGACGGTCACCTGTATGAAGGAAAAACTGTCGCCGTCGTCGGCGGCGGCAATGCGGCAGCCGGGGCCCTAAAGGTTTTAAGCAAATACGCCAAAAAACTATACCTGATCCATCGTTCACCGCAAATGACAGCGGAACCTACGGAACAACAAGCAGTGCTAGACTTGCCTAATACAGAATTTCTTTTCCAGACCCAAATTCTCTCCGCCGCCGGCGAAACAGAGCTGCAAAGGGTTGTCGTGGAAAATGTCCATACTAAGGAGCAGCGAACACTGGACTTGGACGGTATTTTCGTCAATATTGGCGTCATTCCCAGAACCAGCCTGTACAGCCAAGATATTACCCTGCACGCCAGCGGCCACATTATCGCAGGGGAAAGCTGTGAAACCAATGTTCCCGGTGTCTTCGCCGCTGGCGATATCCGGACTAAACCCATCCGGCAGCTGACAACCGCCGCTGCCGACGGTACCGTAGCGGCTCTTTTGGCGGAACGGTACTTGACCGGGCAGCGGAGTACGGGATTTAAACAGGAGTAG